The Urbifossiella limnaea genome has a window encoding:
- a CDS encoding glycosyltransferase, with protein MDRLTDSTDAPAPAHLRGRDMLCFSHDWTGDPLSKTHLMRLLARNNRVLWVNSIGYRSPSLANKRDLGRIVTKLRAVAEPVREVEPNLFVFSPLVIPSWGNSLLRRLNARLLRWQVRRAMRKLRFRRPVNWVFNPAAGILAGRLGEERVVYYCVDEYTAFKGVDTASLAAIERDLIAKADLVVVSAEKLLASKKAPHAPTILVRHGVDFDHFAKALRPDTPVPAEVANLPRPVIGYFGLIADDWVDIPLLVHVARNFPTGSLVLLGKVTMDVSALAREPNIHLLGRKPYADLPGYSKAFDAAVIPFPVTEVTLNANPLKAREYLAAGLPVVSTDIPEVRVLPQCRIGRSPEEFVAELRAALATPGPQAAISESVRGEGWDARLAEVERHLVPILSGPAPRSA; from the coding sequence ATGGACCGACTTACCGACTCTACGGACGCGCCAGCCCCGGCCCACCTCCGCGGCCGCGACATGCTCTGCTTCAGCCACGACTGGACCGGCGACCCGCTGTCCAAGACCCACCTGATGCGGCTCCTGGCCCGCAACAACCGGGTGCTCTGGGTCAACTCCATCGGGTACCGCTCCCCGTCCCTGGCGAACAAGCGCGACCTGGGCCGGATCGTCACCAAGCTCCGGGCCGTGGCCGAGCCGGTCCGCGAGGTCGAGCCGAACTTGTTCGTCTTCAGCCCCCTCGTCATCCCGTCCTGGGGCAACTCTCTCCTCCGGCGGCTCAACGCCCGGCTACTCCGCTGGCAGGTCCGGCGGGCGATGCGGAAGCTCCGCTTCCGCCGGCCCGTCAACTGGGTGTTCAACCCGGCCGCCGGCATACTCGCCGGCCGCCTCGGCGAGGAGCGGGTCGTCTACTATTGCGTCGACGAGTACACCGCCTTCAAGGGGGTGGACACCGCGTCGCTCGCCGCGATCGAGCGGGACCTGATCGCGAAGGCCGACCTCGTCGTCGTGTCGGCCGAGAAGCTGTTGGCCAGCAAGAAGGCCCCGCACGCCCCGACCATCCTCGTCCGCCACGGGGTCGATTTCGACCACTTCGCAAAGGCCCTCCGGCCAGACACGCCGGTGCCCGCCGAGGTCGCGAACCTCCCCCGGCCGGTGATCGGCTACTTCGGCCTGATCGCCGACGACTGGGTGGATATTCCGCTGCTCGTCCACGTCGCCCGCAACTTCCCCACGGGGTCGCTGGTGTTGCTCGGCAAGGTGACGATGGACGTGTCGGCCCTGGCGCGGGAGCCGAACATCCATCTCCTCGGCCGCAAGCCCTACGCCGACTTGCCGGGGTACAGCAAGGCGTTCGACGCGGCCGTCATCCCGTTCCCGGTCACCGAGGTGACGCTCAACGCCAACCCGCTGAAGGCCCGGGAATATCTGGCCGCCGGCCTCCCGGTCGTGTCCACCGATATCCCCGAGGTCCGGGTGCTGCCGCAGTGCCGGATCGGGCGGTCCCCCGAGGAGTTCGTCGCCGAGCTGCGTGCGGCACTCGCGACGCCCGGCCCGCAGGCCGCGATCAGCGAGTCGGTCCGCGGCGAGGGGTGGGACGCCCGGCTGGCCGAGGTCGAACGGCACTTGGTCCCCATCCTGTCGGGCCCAGCCCCGCGGTCCGCATGA
- a CDS encoding glycosyltransferase, producing the protein MRILALTNRYPRPGREQDAVYNHLQARALAREHTVAAVVPVPWTERVANRRTGVTIPPELDRDRVHVYHPTYYYPPWVLQSAYGRFYQASVRRTFLRAAAALRPEVVLACWAHPDGWAAVQLGRELDLPVVIKVIGSDVLVLGRAGRRAARVAEALREADGVVAVSRDLADHVVRLGVDPGRVHVVPEGTDLEVFCPGDRGEARTRLGLPADGRVIVFVGNVLLSKGAGVLVEACGALAARGAEFRCYVVGRGADTAAVGRSVERLGLGDRVTLAGPRPQADLPDWYRAADVVTLPSYSEGIPNVLREALACGRPFVATRVGGIPELVRGPAGRLVPPGDPAALADALAAVLADPPPVTEAERSVNVSWDKSARQLAGHLRAAAERG; encoded by the coding sequence ATGAGAATCCTGGCCCTCACCAACCGCTACCCGCGGCCCGGCCGCGAGCAGGACGCCGTCTACAACCACCTCCAGGCGCGCGCCCTGGCCCGGGAGCACACGGTCGCCGCCGTCGTCCCGGTACCGTGGACTGAGCGGGTCGCCAACCGCCGGACGGGGGTCACGATCCCCCCCGAGCTTGACCGCGACAGGGTACACGTCTACCACCCGACGTACTACTACCCGCCGTGGGTGCTTCAGAGCGCGTACGGCCGGTTCTACCAGGCGAGCGTCCGGCGGACGTTCCTTCGGGCGGCGGCCGCACTCCGGCCGGAGGTCGTGCTGGCCTGTTGGGCGCACCCGGACGGGTGGGCCGCGGTCCAGCTCGGGCGGGAGCTCGACCTGCCGGTGGTGATCAAGGTGATCGGGTCGGACGTGCTGGTCCTGGGCCGGGCTGGCCGCCGGGCGGCAAGGGTCGCGGAGGCGCTCCGGGAGGCGGACGGCGTGGTCGCGGTCAGCCGCGATCTGGCCGACCACGTCGTCCGCCTCGGGGTCGACCCCGGCCGCGTCCACGTGGTCCCGGAGGGGACCGACCTGGAGGTGTTCTGCCCGGGGGACCGGGGCGAGGCGCGGACCCGGCTCGGGCTGCCGGCCGACGGGCGGGTCATCGTGTTCGTCGGGAACGTGCTGCTGTCGAAGGGGGCCGGGGTGCTGGTCGAGGCCTGCGGGGCGCTCGCCGCCCGCGGGGCCGAGTTCCGGTGCTACGTCGTCGGCCGCGGTGCGGACACAGCCGCCGTCGGTCGGTCGGTCGAGCGGCTCGGGCTAGGCGACCGGGTGACCCTTGCCGGCCCCCGCCCGCAGGCCGACCTGCCGGACTGGTACCGGGCGGCCGACGTCGTGACGCTCCCGAGCTATTCCGAGGGAATCCCGAACGTGCTGCGGGAGGCACTGGCGTGCGGCCGGCCGTTCGTCGCCACCCGCGTCGGGGGGATCCCGGAACTGGTCCGCGGGCCCGCCGGCCGGCTCGTCCCGCCGGGCGACCCGGCGGCGCTGGCCGACGCGCTCGCCGCCGTCCTGGCCGACCCGCCGCCGGTGACCGAGGCCGAGCGCTCGGTCAATGTCAGCTGGGACAAGTCGGCCCGGCAACTGGCCGGGCACCTGCGGGCGGCGGCGGAGCGAGGCTGA